From a single Phragmites australis chromosome 7, lpPhrAust1.1, whole genome shotgun sequence genomic region:
- the LOC133923492 gene encoding E3 ubiquitin-protein ligase PUB23-like, whose amino-acid sequence MERSPPALVEVPKFFVCPISLEVMRDPVTLSSGITYDRDSIERWVFTDGHGDCPVTKLQLGAADLEPTPNHTLRRLIQAWCAAHAVERFPTPRPPVDADRVAAIVDEAGRGGQQELLAALRELADIVSESDRNRRCVEGSPGAVDFLVSVVKKHAAGTRKPVGGSQGEMCGMLDSPKASSPEEASLSILHSLKLSEESLKRVLGGSDDFLDTLASVLRWPSYRSRTYGIHLLKAALSAMSPSRLSSANAELVDGVVRVVADRTLSPKEVKMALHVLCRLCPWGRNRIKAVEAGAVAAIVELLLNEGCGNSNGGGGNRACELAAVAIDHLCGCAEGRLELVAHPAGLAVVARAATRLSPPGTESAVRALHAVARHSATPAVLQEMLAVGVVARLLYLVQAGTDGERSRERAKEMLKMHARVWRGSPCLASHLASYPC is encoded by the coding sequence CGGCGCTGGTGGAGGTACCCAAATTCTTCGTGTGTCCGATCTCGCTGGAGGTCATGCGGGACCCGGTCACGCTGTCCTCGGGGATCACCTACGACCGGGACAGCATCGAGCGCTGGGTGTTCACCGACGGGCACGGGGACTGCCCCGTCACCAAGCTGCAGCTGGGCGCGGCCGACTTGGAGCCCACGCCCAACCACACGCTCCGACGGCTCATCCAGGCCTGGTGCGCCGCGCACGCCGTCGAGCGGTTCCCCACCCCGCGCCCGCCAGTCGACGCCGACCGCGTCGCCGCGATCGTCGACGAGGCGGGCCGGGGCGGCCAGCAGGAGCTCCTAGCCGCGCTCCGGGAGCTCGCGGACATCGTCAGCGAGAGCGACCGCAACCGGCGCTGCGTCGAGGGCTCGCCCGGCGCCGTGGATTTCCTCGTGTCCGTCGTTAAGAAGCACGCAGCGGGCACACGCAAGCCTGTTGGCGGATCCCAAGGTGAGATGTGCGGTATGCTGGATTCACCGAAGGCGAGCTCGCCGGAAGAGGCGTCTTTGAGCATTCTGCATTCGCTTAAGCTCTCCGAGGAGAGCCTGAAGAGAGTCTTAGGCGGCAGCGATGATTTCTTGGACACCTTAGCGTCCGTGCTGCGGTGGCCGAGCTACCGGTCGCGCACGTACGGTATCCACCTGCTGAAGGCGGCGTTGTCGGCGATGTCGCCGTCACGACTGAGCTCGGCGAATGCCGAGCTGGTCGACGGCGTGGTGAGGGTGGTGGCGGACAGGACGTTGTCTCCCAAGGAGGTCAAGATGGCACTACACGTGCTCTGCCGGCTTTGCCCGTGGGGCCGGAACCGCATCAAGGCGGTCGAGGCCGGCGCCGTGGCGGCGATCGTGGAGCTGCTCCTCAACGAGGGGTGCGGCAACAGCAACGGCGGCGGAGGCAATCGGGCATGCGAGCTAGCGGCGGTGGCCATTGACCATCTGTGCGGCTGCGCAGAAGGGCGTCTGGAGCTGGTGGCTCACCCGGCAGGGCTCGCGGTAGTGGCGAGGGCGGCGACGCGGCTGTCCCCTCCAGGCACCGAGAGCGCGGTGCGCGCGCTGCACGCGGTGGCAAGGCACTCGGCGACCCCCGCGGTGCTGCAGGAGATGCTGGCCGTAGGTGTGGTGGCGAGGCTGCTGTACCTGGTGCAGGCCGGCACCGACGGCGAGCGATCGAGGGAGAGGGCAAAGGAGATGCTCAAGATGCACGCCAGGGTCTGGAGGGGCTCGCCGTGCTTGGCCTCGCACTTGGCATCCTACCCTTGTTGA